The following coding sequences lie in one Pseudoalteromonas sp. Scap06 genomic window:
- a CDS encoding RNA methyltransferase: MISKNQLKLIRQLGQKKYRKQFNQYLVQGEKNVLELLNSPLKVNDVFATQSFIDNNQSAYPQTHFITADEEQLTKASTLVSNNAAIAIIDMPSTVLPDENSLILALDGVSDPGNLGTIIRVADWYGIKHIVASTDSADPYNPKTISATMGSFVRVSVSQVELPEYLSTLNMPIYGAFLDGQSVHSTKFSGQGVLLMGSESHGIREQCAKLVSNKITIPAFGGAESLNVAMATGIILDNFKRQA; this comes from the coding sequence ATGATTTCAAAAAACCAACTTAAACTTATTCGCCAGCTTGGCCAAAAAAAGTATCGCAAGCAATTTAATCAATACCTTGTACAAGGCGAAAAAAACGTACTGGAGTTATTAAATAGCCCATTAAAAGTAAACGATGTATTTGCAACGCAAAGCTTTATTGATAATAACCAAAGCGCATACCCTCAAACGCATTTTATTACAGCAGATGAAGAGCAGCTAACAAAGGCCAGTACTTTGGTAAGTAATAATGCGGCTATTGCAATTATTGATATGCCAAGCACCGTATTACCAGATGAAAACAGTTTAATATTAGCCTTAGATGGCGTATCTGATCCTGGGAATTTAGGTACCATCATTCGCGTGGCTGATTGGTACGGTATAAAACATATTGTTGCTAGCACTGACAGTGCCGATCCGTATAACCCAAAAACAATTAGCGCCACAATGGGGTCGTTCGTTCGCGTATCGGTAAGCCAAGTTGAATTGCCTGAATACTTATCTACATTAAACATGCCTATTTATGGTGCATTTTTAGATGGCCAAAGTGTGCATAGCACTAAATTTAGTGGCCAAGGTGTATTGCTTATGGGCAGTGAATCACATGGAATACGCGAGCAGTGTGCAAAATTAGTGAGCAACAAAATAACCATACCGGCTTTTGGCGGTGCAGAGTCGCTTAATGTAGCAATGGCCACGGGTATTATTTTAGATAATTTTAAACGCCAAGCTTAA
- a CDS encoding YjgN family protein, giving the protein MEPVHPTSSESNQTPPAIFSGKVQFSGKAGEFFGIWSVNILLSIITLGIYSAWAKVRTYRYFYGHTRIDGHSFDYLATPIQILKGRILAVIAFLIYTLLSSLAPAIGLLFAIGFLFLLPWIINQGLRFNMRMTRHRNVRFAFSGNYGDAFINFVLLPIASVFTLHLLLPYVLKRIDQYMHENISYGNKPLTVNLQGERYYIAALITLGVAIGGLVIFGFFAGASALTIDNLNTQNFSLSTIVVPLLIATLYVAFLTLVGAVYHSLIRNHIFNNSEFTEVATFDSNLKAIDYAILLFTNVLAIIFTLGLAYPWAKVRRAKLLASVTEVTIYSGALSLIDVAQNEQSSFAEEAANVFDIDISLT; this is encoded by the coding sequence ATGGAACCAGTACACCCAACTTCATCTGAGTCAAATCAAACACCCCCTGCTATTTTTAGCGGTAAAGTACAATTTAGCGGCAAAGCCGGCGAATTTTTTGGCATATGGAGTGTTAATATACTACTTAGTATTATTACTCTCGGAATTTACTCTGCATGGGCAAAAGTGCGCACCTACCGTTATTTTTACGGTCATACGCGTATCGACGGCCATAGCTTTGACTATCTAGCGACCCCAATACAAATTTTAAAAGGGCGCATTTTAGCGGTCATCGCATTTTTAATTTACACCTTACTTAGCAGCCTCGCACCGGCAATAGGCCTTTTATTTGCTATTGGCTTTTTATTTTTATTGCCGTGGATCATCAACCAAGGTCTGCGTTTTAATATGCGTATGACTCGCCATCGTAATGTACGCTTTGCCTTTTCAGGTAATTACGGCGATGCATTTATTAACTTCGTTTTATTGCCTATTGCAAGTGTATTCACATTACACCTATTACTGCCGTATGTATTAAAGCGAATTGATCAATATATGCATGAAAACATCAGCTATGGAAATAAACCACTTACAGTAAATCTTCAGGGCGAACGCTATTACATCGCAGCACTTATTACCCTAGGAGTTGCAATAGGTGGCTTAGTTATTTTTGGCTTCTTTGCTGGTGCAAGTGCCTTAACTATCGATAACTTAAACACACAAAACTTTAGCCTTTCGACAATTGTAGTGCCGCTATTAATTGCTACGTTGTATGTTGCGTTTTTAACACTGGTAGGCGCTGTTTATCATTCGCTTATTCGAAATCATATTTTTAATAACAGTGAATTTACAGAAGTAGCTACCTTTGATTCGAACTTAAAAGCCATTGACTATGCCATCTTACTATTTACCAATGTATTGGCAATTATATTTACCTTAGGACTGGCCTACCCTTGGGCTAAAGTACGCAGAGCAAAGCTGTTAGCATCGGTTACTGAAGTCACTATTTATAGCGGCGCACTTTCGTTGATTGATGTTGCACAAAATGAGCAGTCATCATTTGCTGAAGAAGCGGCCAATGTGTTTGATATTGATATTTCACTCACCTAA
- a CDS encoding M48 family metallopeptidase, which yields MSNYPIFGCYYYPNSSQHIKSYAHLSHEQITLVDSENTTLLASKIDNCQLDSPLPGMASELNFADGGRFIPQDLEFRWPFALKEHGLSERLEKNKILIVASVLLIPLLLWLILYRLIPSVAVYSVNLAPASTIETMGEQTLSVIEKVALEPSQLSTNKQSEIQQQWRLMLNSLNLDSAKFRLSFYQSDYFSANAFALPNGRVVVTDELVDLLKNDPDALRAILLHEIGHVQHHHSIRLAAQAAASTVVFAVIFGDLEGILEVVLGSGSSFLQQAFSRDMEQEADIYAIKNLLKLGYSNHDFADAIEALEKNLQAQEGSYDDAWLKYLSTHPSSQERIEYARQYKPQ from the coding sequence ATGAGTAATTATCCTATTTTTGGCTGTTATTATTACCCTAATAGCAGCCAACATATTAAAAGCTATGCACACCTTTCCCATGAGCAAATAACACTTGTTGACTCTGAGAATACGACGTTACTTGCATCAAAAATAGACAATTGCCAACTTGATAGCCCGTTACCTGGCATGGCGTCAGAGTTAAATTTTGCTGATGGTGGGCGATTTATTCCTCAAGATTTAGAATTTAGGTGGCCATTCGCGCTTAAAGAGCATGGACTCAGTGAACGCTTAGAAAAAAATAAGATTCTTATTGTTGCATCCGTGCTGCTAATTCCCCTATTACTTTGGTTAATTTTATACCGCTTAATACCATCAGTAGCCGTTTATAGCGTTAACTTAGCACCTGCCTCGACAATTGAAACGATGGGAGAGCAAACGCTCAGTGTAATAGAAAAAGTCGCATTGGAACCTTCTCAACTTTCCACTAATAAGCAATCAGAAATACAGCAACAATGGCGTTTAATGCTTAACTCGCTCAATTTAGACAGTGCAAAGTTTAGGCTATCTTTTTATCAGTCTGATTATTTTTCAGCTAATGCGTTTGCTCTTCCAAATGGTCGGGTTGTAGTAACTGACGAACTTGTTGATCTATTAAAAAATGATCCTGATGCCCTGCGTGCTATTTTACTTCATGAAATTGGTCATGTTCAGCACCATCACAGCATTCGACTTGCGGCACAAGCTGCAGCGAGCACCGTTGTATTTGCAGTTATTTTTGGTGACTTAGAAGGTATATTAGAAGTCGTGCTTGGCTCTGGTTCATCTTTTTTACAACAAGCGTTTTCGCGAGATATGGAACAAGAAGCCGATATATATGCGATTAAAAACCTTTTAAAATTAGGCTATTCTAACCACGACTTTGCTGATGCAATTGAAGCACTGGAAAAGAATTTACAAGCGCAAGAAGGGAGCTATGATGATGCTTGGTTAAAGTATTTATCAACGCACCCAAGTTCCCAAGAGCGAATAGAATATGCGAGGCAATATAAACCACAATGA
- the speB gene encoding agmatinase has protein sequence MSSLFGCVDHSLYSNGMTFLRRPMVQNINAIEADVVVLGLPFDLATSGRPGARLGPDAIRRASVHLAWEDTKYPWTFPLFERLTVADAGDFTYPVGDPEYFTAQLEMAAEQILRQGKTLLGLGGDHFVTLPLLRAHAKIHGKMALVHFDAHTDTYSNGSRFDHGTMFYHAPMEGLIDVNHSIQLGIRTDFDQSRHEFAVIDAMQANDLHANDIAAQIIERVGDLPVYLTFDIDCLDPAFAPGTGTPVCGGLTSDKVLKILRALKGVNMVGMDVVEVSPSYDQSELTAIAAATIASELLHLWAFKHKY, from the coding sequence ATGTCTAGCTTGTTTGGTTGTGTTGACCACTCACTGTACTCAAATGGGATGACGTTTTTACGTCGTCCTATGGTACAAAACATTAACGCGATTGAAGCCGATGTAGTGGTACTGGGTTTACCGTTTGATTTGGCCACTTCAGGGCGCCCTGGTGCCCGCTTAGGGCCTGATGCTATTCGCAGAGCATCGGTACATTTAGCATGGGAAGATACAAAATACCCATGGACATTTCCATTGTTTGAGCGCTTAACCGTGGCGGATGCTGGCGACTTTACTTATCCGGTAGGCGACCCTGAATATTTTACCGCGCAATTAGAAATGGCGGCAGAGCAAATACTTCGCCAAGGTAAAACATTATTAGGCTTGGGTGGCGATCATTTCGTAACGTTACCACTATTGCGCGCACATGCAAAAATTCATGGCAAAATGGCATTAGTTCACTTCGATGCGCATACCGATACCTATAGCAACGGCTCGCGTTTTGATCACGGCACCATGTTTTATCATGCGCCAATGGAAGGGTTAATTGATGTTAATCACAGTATTCAGCTAGGCATTCGTACTGACTTTGATCAAAGCAGGCATGAGTTTGCAGTGATTGATGCCATGCAAGCCAATGATCTGCATGCGAATGATATTGCAGCTCAGATTATTGAGCGAGTGGGTGATTTACCGGTTTACTTAACCTTTGATATAGATTGTTTAGACCCCGCCTTTGCACCAGGTACGGGCACACCCGTGTGTGGTGGTTTAACCTCTGATAAAGTGCTTAAAATCTTACGCGCACTGAAAGGGGTTAATATGGTGGGAATGGATGTGGTTGAAGTATCCCCGTCGTACGACCAAAGTGAGCTTACCGCCATTGCCGCTGCAACGATTGCCAGTGAATTACTGCATTTGTGGGCATTTAAGCATAAATATTAA